CCGGCGCAGGCCGCACCGCGCCCGGCAGCCTCCGCTGCCCCGACCACGGAGTCCGCGCCATCCGCGCCGGCTCCCGGGACGGGCGACGCCCCGAGCAACTAGCCCGCTCAGGCAGCACATCCGGTGCTGTCCGTGAGCACCGATGTACGCACACGACAAGAACTGAGGACTCCATGCCCAAGTCGAAGACCCACAGCGGCACCGCGAAGCGATTCAAGGTGTCCGGTAGCGGAAAGGTCCTGCGCCAGAAGGCGGGTCGCCGCCACCTGCTCGAGCACAAGTCCTCGCGGGTGACGCGTCGCCTCGACGGCAAGGCCGTCGTCGCCGATGCCGACGCTCCGCGCGTCAAGCGCATGCTCGGGCTCTGAGCCTCTCCGACCGATCCATCCGGGGACACCTCGTTCGTCCCCCGAACTCTGACAGGACACATAACCAGTGGCACGCGTGAAGAGGGCCGTCAACGCCCAGAAGAAGCGTCGTTCGATTCTCGAGGCCTCGAAGGGCTACCGCGGACAGCGCTCGCGTCTGTACCGCAAGGCCAAGGAGCAGCAGCTTCACTCGCTGACCTACGCCTACCGCGACCGTCGCGCCCGCAAGGGTGATTTCCGCAAGCTGTGGATCAGCCGCATCAATGCTGCTGCCCGCGCCAACGACATCACCTACAACCGCTTCATCCAGGGCCTTAAGGCCGCCGGTGTCGAGGTGGACCGCAAGATCCTCGCCGAGCTCGCCGTCTCCGACGCCGAAGCCTTCGCCGGCCTCGTGGCCGTCGCCAAGGCTGCCCTTCCGGCCGACGTCAACGCTCCGGCTGCCTGAGTGCTGCCCTGAGCTACGACAACATCCAGGAACGACCCGTGGACACGCTCACCGAGCGCACACCACGGGTCGTTTCTGCTGTGAAACTGCTCCGGACCGCCGAGCGTCGCAAGACCGGGCGGTTCCTCGCCGAGGGTGAGAACTCCGTCACCGAGGCGCTCGCCGCTGCACGCGTGCACGAACTATTCGTCACCGAGGCGGCCGCCGGCCGGTACGCGACGGTCGTCGACGAAGCACGCCACAAGGGTGTGCGCGTGGGGATCGTCACCGAGCGGGCCGCCGCCCGGCTGTCCGACACCGTCACCCCGCCCGGCCTCGTCGCCGTGTGCGACACCCTCGACGTGCCGCTCGCCGAAGCGGTGACCCCGCGGTCGCGGCTGCTGGCCGTGCCCGTCGCGGTCGCCGAACCCGGCAACGCCGGCACCCTCATCCGCGTCTCCGACGCCGTCGGCGCCGACGCCGTGGTCCTCGCCGGCGACAGCGTCGACCCGCACAACGGCAAGTGCGTGCGCTCCTCGGCCGGCAGCATCTTCCACCTGCCGGTCGCGCGCGAACGCGACACCGACCGGGTACTGGCCACGCTCGCCGAGGCCGGCGTGCAGATCCTCGCGACGGCCGCCGACGGGGAGATCGACCTCGACGACGCCGACGAGTTGCTCGCCGCGCCCACCGCGTGGCTGTTCGGCAACGAGGCCCACGGACTCGATCCGCAGGTCGCCGCCCGCGCCGACCACCGCGTCCGCATCCCCATCCGCGGACGCGCCGAATCGCTCAACCTCGCCACCGCCGCCTCGATCTGCCTGTATGCGAGCGCGCGGGTACAACATCGGGCCGCTCGGCCCATCACATAGGATTTCCCGG
This window of the Rhodococcus pyridinivorans genome carries:
- the rpmI gene encoding 50S ribosomal protein L35, which produces MPKSKTHSGTAKRFKVSGSGKVLRQKAGRRHLLEHKSSRVTRRLDGKAVVADADAPRVKRMLGL
- the rplT gene encoding 50S ribosomal protein L20 codes for the protein MARVKRAVNAQKKRRSILEASKGYRGQRSRLYRKAKEQQLHSLTYAYRDRRARKGDFRKLWISRINAAARANDITYNRFIQGLKAAGVEVDRKILAELAVSDAEAFAGLVAVAKAALPADVNAPAA
- a CDS encoding TrmH family RNA methyltransferase, with protein sequence MDTLTERTPRVVSAVKLLRTAERRKTGRFLAEGENSVTEALAAARVHELFVTEAAAGRYATVVDEARHKGVRVGIVTERAAARLSDTVTPPGLVAVCDTLDVPLAEAVTPRSRLLAVPVAVAEPGNAGTLIRVSDAVGADAVVLAGDSVDPHNGKCVRSSAGSIFHLPVARERDTDRVLATLAEAGVQILATAADGEIDLDDADELLAAPTAWLFGNEAHGLDPQVAARADHRVRIPIRGRAESLNLATAASICLYASARVQHRAARPIT